The genomic interval ACTGATGCTATTGTTCCGCACGATGGTTCACGACCGATGACACAAGctttaaagaaaaaaacttcTTCAACCGCCACGATTGAAAAAAAACAATAAGAAGGATAAATACCTTCCTATTTTTGATTCGAGTACTCTTGGATACTCGAAAAGATACACTATGTATTTCTTTATGCTTCAAAGAGGCAAGTGGATCACCTTCTCTCCTCTTTTGAAATAGATACTTTTGTACCTAGTCAAATAGGAGACTCTGGTGATAATCTtattaacaattaattattatactcaatcaaatataaaacttaatcataatattttttgtttatattatttttatttatgaaaattcaaaatcttaTATAATAACTCGCTACTCTGCATACTTAGTATAATTATATCTCCCATTCCGTATGATGAAACAGAACAAAAAGATACTCTTAATTGGTTTTAACAAATAGTTTGAATGTGCAATCCAAAAATGGGAAAGGACAAACAAAATAACACTATCACAAATGACCATGGTTGTCAAACTCGCGAGTCTACGTAGACTCGTGGGAGCTCCGTAGACTCGACTCGTAAACTCGTAAGAGTCtactttcatattaaaaaaaaaatagtgtaaatAACTACATTTAGTCCTGAATGAGAATTAATAATATACCAAATCATCTAACTTCAAAGTCTCAAATAAAGAAGGTCATACAAATACTACAAAAGTTAAATTGTTCAATTCAAGtcatagaaattaaataattagaaattCAAATTTCCATGTCCAATCCTCTAATGATATCCTCTCctccatcatctccatcatcatctccatcatcatctccatcttcatcttcatcttcatccaCATTGACATCAAAGTCAAATTTTCAAGATCAAATGCATCTAGAGTTGGAACTGTTATTGCCGGATTTAAGTGAACATTTGCATCTTGAACTTGATCAATCTCATCAATATTATCTCCCTCTTCAGTTATCCATTCATCATCTGATTGAATATCATCAAAGGGAAGAGCAACTGTTTTTCTAATTTGCTTATTACTCAACTTCAAGTTGTACATGACATACaacaaatcattcatctttttctGATGCAAATGGTTTCTTCTCTTTGTATGAACCTATATTAAATAGGAAATTTAGTAACTAACcatataaaactaaataaagaaattataaataacttcAATTACCATTTCAAATGAGCTCCAATTTCGCTCACATCCAGAAGAGCTACAAGTCAAGCTTAGAATTCGGATAGCAAACCTCTTCAACTCAGGAGTTCTATACCCAAACATCTCCCACCATTCTCCAGGAAGTATTGTTTTTCTACTTTCCTTTGCGTCATCCATTGCAAAGGCTCCTCTACCAAAATGATACTCAACAAGTTGCACATTAATTATCCTTCTTTCAGCAGCATCCTTAACCAATCTTCTCATGGATGTATACAAGCCTTCTTTCACCTCAGGATCATCAGATCTAAACTCAGGTTCATAATGGAATTGTGGATTAAGATAGTATGCAGCTGCATGCAGAGGCCTATGAAGTTGATTATCCCATCGTGCATCAATTATTTTCCAAACCTCTTCATAGCTATATACATTCATTCAATAGTAATCAATACCAACCAACCAACTATCATATAAGTAATAGAAGAAGAAcgagtaattaaatttttaaagagAAAAGCTATAAAATTTTTACCTTTTCTTAATATGATTAAAATTGTTCTTAATCTTCTCCTTTGCACGATCCATCTCTTCATATATGAAACCCATTGCAGGTTTTGCATCTGAATCCACCAATCTTAGGACCACCATAAGAGGGGCAGCAACTTTGAGGCACGTGGAGATATTCTTCCAAAATCGGTTGTCTAATATCatattttcaacctttttccccTCTTGTGAAGTTCCAAATTTACTTGTTTTCCATTCTTCAGAACTGAACATGGTCAATAATGAGGCTTTCAGTTCATGAAGACAACCTAGAGTTAAATAAGCGGTGGCAAATCTAGTTACACCCGGTCTTATCAAGTCTCTTTCTTTTGTGAACTTCTTCAACATGCTGATTAGCATTGATCTGCCATAAATATAAGTGGTGATCTTTCTTCCTTTCTTGATAGTAAGCTCATGGACCTTcaacttcttttcaaaatcttcaaAACTCAAATCAATGCAGTGGGCAGCACATGGGGTCCAATACAAATGCTCCCTTTTTTGCATCAACAACTCTCCAGCTGCCTTGAAATTTGCAGCATTATCAGTCACCACTTGTACCACATTTTCTTCTCCAACTAATTCAACAACATCATCCAGCATCTTAAAAACTTTATCTGCAGTTTTTGATATGTCCGAGGTGTCCAATGAATACATAAAAACAGTTCCTTTAGGACTATTTACCAAGAAGTTGCAAATAGAACGCCTCTTTTTATCTGTCCACCCATCAGACATGATTGTGCAACCTGTTTTCTTCCACTCTTCCTTGTATTCTTGAAGCACTAAATCAGTTTTGTCAATTGCTTGCTTCAATAGTTTTTCTCTAATATCATGATAAGATGGAGGTTTATAGCCAGCTCCATATTTTCCAATCATTTCACACATCTTTGTAAAAGCTGgatttttaattacattaaacGGAATGGCACTTGTGTAAAAAAATTCAGCAACTTGAGCATCCACTTCTTCTTTATAACCTTTCTTCATCATTTGATTTATGGTAGCTTGAACTGCCCCCCTACTAccaactttttcttttcctttagaACCAAATATATGTTGTCTTTCTTCAAGCCCCTCACATCCTTGGTCTTCATCAATtatatttaactttctttttttcaaagaGGCTTGCTTAGCTTCTGCAACAATTTTTATCATCAAATCTCTTATTTCTTCTGGAACAGAACAACAAGGTTCAGAGTCCTCCCTAGTTCCAGCAAGATGATGTTTGAACCTGAATATTCCTCCACTCATAGTCTTTGAACAATAACTACACTTCACTTTTTTACCATTGCCATTAATATCTATCCCATGCTTCCATCCAACATCAGTTCTATTTCCTGGAGCATTTTTACTTCTAGTAGAAGATGCAGATGCACTTCTATTGAGCTCACTTGAATTTGATCCACTCCCAGACATTTCTTAACAAAAATACTGCTCCTCCAAATTCAATTTCTGTCAAAAAAACAAAAGTGCAGGGCAACCAGCAACTATTCTCAATTAAAAAACAGTCCATTCTGCagccaattaaaaaaaacagaaccCTAATAATCCCTTCCCTTTCCTACACTAATTTCACACCACTCAACTCTAACCTTATATGATGAGCAGCAACAACCCACAAGTCCGACGAAATCTCCGACACGACGCACCACCGCAACGCCCCACCGTGACGCACCACTGCAACGCACCACCGTGACGCCCCACCTGCAACAACCCACGAGTCGCGAACACTCCGACGCGACCTCCG from Phaseolus vulgaris cultivar G19833 chromosome 1, P. vulgaris v2.0, whole genome shotgun sequence carries:
- the LOC137813373 gene encoding uncharacterized protein, translated to MSGSGSNSSELNRSASASSTRSKNAPGNRTDVGWKHGIDINGNGKKVKCSYCSKTMSGGIFRFKHHLAGTREDSEPCCSVPEEIRDLMIKIVAEAKQASLKKRKLNIIDEDQGCEGLEERQHIFGSKGKEKVGSRGAVQATINQMMKKGYKEEVDAQVAEFFYTSAIPFNVIKNPAFTKMCEMIGKYGAGYKPPSYHDIREKLLKQAIDKTDLVLQEYKEEWKKTGCTIMSDGWTDKKRRSICNFLVNSPKGTVFMYSLDTSDISKTADKVFKMLDDVVELVGEENVVQVVTDNAANFKAAGELLMQKREHLYWTPCAAHCIDLSFEDFEKKLKVHELTIKKGRKITTYIYGRSMLISMLKKFTKERDLIRPGVTRFATAYLTLGCLHELKASLLTMFSSEEWKTSKFGTSQEGKKVENMILDNRFWKNISTCLKVAAPLMVVLRLVDSDAKPAMGFIYEEMDRAKEKIKNNFNHIKKSYEEVWKIIDARWDNQLHRPLHAAAYYLNPQFHYEPEFRSDDPEVKEGLYTSMRRLVKDAAERRIINVQLVEYHFGRGAFAMDDAKESRKTILPGEWWEMFGYRTPELKRFAIRILSLTCSSSGCERNWSSFEMVHTKRRNHLHQKKMNDLLYVMYNLKLSNKQIRKTVALPFDDIQSDDEWITEEGDNIDEIDQVQDANVHLNPAITVPTLDAFDLENLTLMSMWMKMKMKMEMMMEMMMEMMEERISLEDWTWKFEFLII